Part of the Apilactobacillus apisilvae genome is shown below.
TGTTTATTATCAATGATTTGGCGTTATTCTTAAGCTTTTTATTTGTAATTTATAATTATATTTTATAAGATATAATCTAATACAAAGATTTAATTAGGAGGAATTTAATATGAGTAAGATTGCTACTATTGTTACTAGTGGATATGAAGATTCAGAATTAACTTCACCTAAAAAGGCTTTTGAAGAAGCTGGCAACACTGTTGATATTGTTGAAGCTAAAGCAGGTAATGAAATTAAAGGTGAACACGGTGATACTCAAACCGTTGATTTGTCAATTGATGATGTAGATTTTGATAATTATGACGCATTGTTATTACCTGGTGGAAATTCTCCTGAAGTTTTACGTGGGGATGATCGCTATGTAGAATTTGTTAAAAAGTTTTTGATGGCTAATAAGCCAGTATTTGCAATTTGTCATGGACCTCAATTCTTTATTCAAACTGGATTAAGTAGTGAATTAAAATTAACTGCATATACTACAGTTAGATACGATTTATTCTATGCTGGTGCTGAAGTATTAGATCAATCAGTAGTCGTAGACGATAAACACAAGTTAGTAACTAGTCGTACTCCAGATGACTTGGAAGACTTTAATCGTGAAAGCTTAAAATTTTTAAAGTAATTTTATAAAAGGCTTTGCCAATTTTGAGTAAGGTCTTTTTTATTTAAAATTTCATTATATGTACTACAATATATTAGTAAACAAATGAAAAGGAGAATTTTAAAATGGCTAAAACAAATACTTTATATCAATATGGGACTTTGGCTTTATTAGTTCCTGGCTTATTTAAAGGAACATTAAAATTAAGCGATTTATTAAAACATGGTGATACCGGTATCGGAACTGGTGATGGCTTAGATGGTGAATTAGTCATTAAAGACGGTACTCCATATCAGATCGATGGGGAAGGCAATGTTAATAAGCTAGATAGTGACTTTACAGTGCCATTTGCTGATGTTCATTTTGCTGATTATAAGCATCTTTTTGATGTTAATGAAACATTAACACCATCCAAACTGGAAGAAAAAGTTATGGGGATGAAAGATTGGCAAAATACTTTCTTCTCAATTAAATTGCATGGAACTTTTGATCAAATTAAAACTAGATCAGTTTATAAACAATCAAGACCATATCCTAAGTTAGTTGATTGTGCACGTAAGCAACATGAATTTAATGGTGAAAAAGTTACCGGAACAGTTATGGGATACTATTCACCACAACTATTTAATGGATCAGCTGTTGGTGGCTTTCATTTACACTTTATTGCAGATGATTTATCAATGGGTGGCCATTTATTAGACTTCTCAACTGATAATGGTGAAGTTTCAGCTCAAGTATTAGATAATTTAGATCAACAATTACCAGTTAATGATGAAGAATTTATGAAACATGATTTTTCTAATGATGATATAGCTGGAGCAATTGGTGAAGCTGAATAAATAAAAAATAGACAAGATGATTCAAAAATCATCTTGTCTATTTTTTATATTTAAATTTTAGTGGGTACCTAAGTACACCCATCCATTATCTTGTGATGAATAGGTAAAGTATTTAAATTGACCATTACCTAAACTTTGATACCATTGAGAACCATTTTCTGGCTTATAACCAGCTAGGACTACTGCATCAACATTGTTAGGTGCAAATGTTGATTGAATACTCTTACCATTTTGTATAGGATAAGCATTATTTCTAGTAGCAAATCCACCATTACCAACTGATAATGTGAATTCCTGACCGTTAAATCTAATTGATTCAGTATTATTGTCTATTTTTTTAACTTGAACTTTTTGTCCAGCTTTAATTAATACCTTTTTGTTATTACCAACGATACTTGTTGGTAAATATGCACCAATATAGTTATCTTTGCTAATGTTACCTGATTCAACACTTGAATAATTTGATTTAACTACTGGAGCTTTCTTCATCCAACTAGTGTCTTTCTGATTAGTAATCCAAGCACCATTTTGAGAAGTTGCAGGTAGACTATGACCATATAATAACCATTCGTTTTCACCAATTTGTCTTGTGTATACGATTGACCCAGCTTTTAACTTATCACTCTTAATTTGATTATTTTGAATGGTATTATTTTTAACCGCTTTTTCATTGATTGATATATCAGTAGTTAAGCTTACAACTTTAGCTCTATTATCAATTGGCTTAGGTGTATACTTACTCATCCATTTAGCATTTGTATCATTAATAATCCAAGCAGTGTTTTTTGAAGAAGCGGGTAAGTTATTACCATAAATTAACCATTCATTTTCACCTAGTTGTCTAGAATATACAATTGATCCCTTTTTCAAATTAGCTTTTTTGACAGTTTTATTTTGAATCGTGTTATTTTTGACTTCTTTAGCGACAATATTAGTTTGTTTAGTAGTTTTTACCAATTTTGGACTATTATCGATCTTCTTAGGTGTATACTTACTCATCCAATTAGTATTTTTATTATTAACAATCCAAGCACCATTCTTTGAATTGCCTGGTAAATTATTGCCATAAACTAGCCATTCATTTTCGCCTAATTGTCTAGTATAAACAATTGATCCTTTTTTTAAGGTTGAACTTTTGATAGTTTTACTTTGAATGGTATTATTCTTAACTTCTTTTTCAATCATAGCTGTATTTTTACTAATTTTAACTAACTTAGGATTATTATTTACTTTCTTAGGAGTATATTTGCTCATCCAATTAGTATTCTTTTGATTAGTAACCCAAATTGAATTTTTACTTCCTTTAATACCTTGTAAAATCCATTGATTGTGATTGTTTTTAATACGACTAACAACCAACACTGTCCCTTTTTTAATATTCATTTTTTTAATAGTTTTATTTTGAATGGTATTATTTTTAACTTGTTTTTCATTTGCAGATACGTTTTTATTAACTTTTATGTATCTATTTTGATTCCAATAATTAGAATTATTTTTAGGCATGCCATTAGCACTAGCTGACATAGCTGGAATTGAAGCTAATGTAATTCCAGTTAAAACTGCAGCTACATTTTTTTTAAAATTCATAAATATCCCTTCCTTATCAACATTTAACTCCATGATAACGTAATTTAATAATGATATCTATTAAGTTATATTATTAATTATGAGCCAATATGTATGAATATATTTTTTTCTATGATAATATATTTAATCAAGTAAGATTATATCTTACCAAATATTTTTAGGGAGCCTTTATAATGAAAATGTCAAAAGTATTTGCTGCAACATCAATGGCTGCATTGTCACTATTCATTTTTACAGGAGTAGGAGCCAACGCCTCATCTACTCATAAAGATAGCATGTCATCAATTCATATGTCTGATAAGAAGAAATCAACACATATGAATATGGATATGACTATGGACGGTTTAAAGATGAATATGAATTCTAAGATGCCAAAGGGTCTTAAAAAAGATACTCATGCTAAATACCATGTAGGTGAAAAGGTAACTCTTAAAGCTAATCATATGGCTGGTATGAAGAATACTAAAGCAACTGTTGCTGGTGTATACAAGACTAAATTATACAAGATTAATTTTAAACCAACTAATGGCGGCAAAGAAGTTAAGAATCATAAATGGGTTGTTGCTAAGGAATTAAGTGCTAAGGGTGCACTTAAATCTGGTGAAAATATTACGGTTAAAGCTGATCATATGGTTGGTATGAAAGGTGCTAAAGGTAAGATAGTTTCAGTAAACCAAGGACCAGCCTATGCAGTTAACTTTAAAGATAGTAAAACTGGAATGATGATCAATAATCACAAATGGTTAGTTCAATCAGAATTAAAAGCTAGATAAAAGATAAGAAGTGAAGCCTATTATTTAAATATAATAGGCTTTATTTTATTAAACATCTTTAAATATAGATTAAAATGGTCTATATTTGTTAATATTGGATTATAAAAATGATTCGAAAGGATACATATTTGATGAAGAAATTTACAAATTGGATAAAACATTGGTATCGATATAAGACTGATGAACCATATATTATTGCACTTTCATTGATTGCAGCATTTTGTTTATATGGATCCACTACTTTAGACCATAAAAGAGGATTGACTATATATGTTATTTTATTAATATTAATTGCTTTGTGGTCCATTTTTAGAACGGTTACTTTTAAAAAAATTTATATTAATAAATTTATTAATAATCAAAAATTTGATGAAAAATCACAAGGCTTAGATTTGGGAACTGGTACTGGATATGCACTAATCCAGTTAGCTAAAGATAATAATATTGAAAAAGCTTATGGTGTAGAAGATATTTATCAATACAGTATTCAACGTTTAGAAAAAAATGCTGTTTTAGAAAATGTAAAAGATAAAATTGAACTAAAAGATAGTGATATTACCCAAATACCATATCAAGATAGTCAATTTAACGTAGCTACTGCTATTCATGGTCGCGATGATCAATTAAGTAATCATAGTAAAAGCATTTATTTACTAATCACTAATGAATTAAATCGAGTTGTTAAAAGTGGTGGTAAGATTTTTATGTTGAATACTCCTGGAATGATTAAGCGTTATAAAAAAGAATTTGAAAGACAGGGTGATAATGTTCAATGGATGCATGTACGTTTTGAAAAATTCTTTAATTTAAGAGCCATTATTGTAAAAATGAAATAAAAAATCTCAAACTTATTTGTTTGAGATTTTTTTATTATTTATTTTTCTCTATAAACACGAGTTAAAAAGTAGAATGG
Proteins encoded:
- a CDS encoding YdhK family protein; the encoded protein is MKMSKVFAATSMAALSLFIFTGVGANASSTHKDSMSSIHMSDKKKSTHMNMDMTMDGLKMNMNSKMPKGLKKDTHAKYHVGEKVTLKANHMAGMKNTKATVAGVYKTKLYKINFKPTNGGKEVKNHKWVVAKELSAKGALKSGENITVKADHMVGMKGAKGKIVSVNQGPAYAVNFKDSKTGMMINNHKWLVQSELKAR
- a CDS encoding type 1 glutamine amidotransferase domain-containing protein — translated: MSKIATIVTSGYEDSELTSPKKAFEEAGNTVDIVEAKAGNEIKGEHGDTQTVDLSIDDVDFDNYDALLLPGGNSPEVLRGDDRYVEFVKKFLMANKPVFAICHGPQFFIQTGLSSELKLTAYTTVRYDLFYAGAEVLDQSVVVDDKHKLVTSRTPDDLEDFNRESLKFLK
- a CDS encoding class I SAM-dependent methyltransferase, which gives rise to MKKFTNWIKHWYRYKTDEPYIIALSLIAAFCLYGSTTLDHKRGLTIYVILLILIALWSIFRTVTFKKIYINKFINNQKFDEKSQGLDLGTGTGYALIQLAKDNNIEKAYGVEDIYQYSIQRLEKNAVLENVKDKIELKDSDITQIPYQDSQFNVATAIHGRDDQLSNHSKSIYLLITNELNRVVKSGGKIFMLNTPGMIKRYKKEFERQGDNVQWMHVRFEKFFNLRAIIVKMK
- the budA gene encoding acetolactate decarboxylase, with product MAKTNTLYQYGTLALLVPGLFKGTLKLSDLLKHGDTGIGTGDGLDGELVIKDGTPYQIDGEGNVNKLDSDFTVPFADVHFADYKHLFDVNETLTPSKLEEKVMGMKDWQNTFFSIKLHGTFDQIKTRSVYKQSRPYPKLVDCARKQHEFNGEKVTGTVMGYYSPQLFNGSAVGGFHLHFIADDLSMGGHLLDFSTDNGEVSAQVLDNLDQQLPVNDEEFMKHDFSNDDIAGAIGEAE